The Armatimonadia bacterium nucleotide sequence AATCGTGATCGTGCGGCGAGTCTGAGTGTCAGTGCTCGGGCTTCAGATTCTGGGAGAACCAGGACCGCAGGAGCTTCTCCCGCGGGGTCTGCGTGAGGCTCGGCTTGTTGTCGTTCATGTCCGAGCCGTACTCGACGCTCCAGCCGGACCACTCGCGGAAGGCGTGGTAGGTCCAGTCCCAGCCGTGCTCCTCGAAGAGGTCGATGCAGTCGCGCAGGTAGTTGAGCGCGCTATCACCCGGGGCCCAGCGAATGGCGCTGAACTCGCCGACGAAGATGTGCACGCCGAAGTCCTTCTGAAAGTCGACCACGGGCTGCAAGACACGTCGCAGGCGGTCCTTGTCCCACTGCTCCCCGTTTATGAGCCCAGGGTACGAGAAGCCCATCGCCTGCCCCTTCACGCCCTGGTGGGTGAAGGTGTGGGGCATGTACATGTGCACGCTGTAGATCGTCCGGGAGTCGTCGATGGGCCAGAAGTCGTCGAAGCCGTCAGGCCCGGCACCGATACCGGGCTCGACGATCAGTGGCGTCACCGGGTCTATCACTCGGATCGCCTTTGCCGTGCGGTTTGCGAGATCATGCCAACTGGGAACACCGGCGATCTGGCTGGTCTCGTTGGGCTCATTGCACAGGTCGTAGGCCCAGATGAGGTCGCGGCCCTTCATGCGTCGGGCGATCCTCTCCCAGCTCTCCACGAACCTGTCTTGCGCACGCACACTCTCGAAGATCCCCTTCGGCTTCCCAAGCTCGTCCTTCACCGTGGGTTGGGAGTGCAGGTCAACGACGACCATGACACCGTACTTCTCGCAGAGTGGCAGGACGGCTTCGAGATGGTCAAGAGCGTCGTCGAGCCAGGCGTCCCAGGCCTGCGCATCCGTAGGGTCGGCCTTCGCGGGGCGTGTCTGCGCCCAGTTCACCTGCCAGCGCAGTACATTGGCGTTCCAGTCCTTGCCCAGCACACTGAGGCTGTCCTCGTTCAGGTTCCCACCGACCATCGTCCCGCGCAG carries:
- a CDS encoding cellulase family glycosylhydrolase, which codes for MNLSALVVLSIALSSVPGLAQQVRPPLLQAGFEGPAALEGWQFAGTGTSRLVERDDQGHAIYLERPAESPGGAGVRQFSLPVDQIAGKMVTLQADVRAEELSVPPQSWNGVKFMLQYRTPSGNRYPQMRGLGETRGWRSVFFTVRVPADALEARLVLGLEAVSGKMWFDNVRIDVGRPAAAHKYLWDGQHPIFTGRSLPRLRGTMVGGNLNEDSLSVLGKDWNANVLRWQVNWAQTRPAKADPTDAQAWDAWLDDALDHLEAVLPLCEKYGVMVVVDLHSQPTVKDELGKPKGIFESVRAQDRFVESWERIARRMKGRDLIWAYDLCNEPNETSQIAGVPSWHDLANRTAKAIRVIDPVTPLIVEPGIGAGPDGFDDFWPIDDSRTIYSVHMYMPHTFTHQGVKGQAMGFSYPGLINGEQWDKDRLRRVLQPVVDFQKDFGVHIFVGEFSAIRWAPGDSALNYLRDCIDLFEEHGWDWTYHAFREWSGWSVEYGSDMNDNKPSLTQTPREKLLRSWFSQNLKPEH